A section of the Streptomyces sp. SCL15-4 genome encodes:
- the narI gene encoding respiratory nitrate reductase subunit gamma has protein sequence MNHLHIALWGVLPYLVLAVLVTGTAWRYRYDRFGFTTRSSQLHEHRLLSVGGPLFHYGLLFVAAGHVIGLLVPEPFTERVRVHEWLYHANALFVGGTAGLATLAGLAVLLYRRLRVPAVRAATSRSDRAVYPLLVCVLLAGLTATATTLRPHPYDYRVGVSVWFRSLFTLDPDVSAMAHAPLAYQVHALLALALFALLPFSRLVHAFTAPLGYLTRPYIVYRSNGTRQRPPAAHPGPGRPRRRQDRDTLARR, from the coding sequence GTGAACCACCTGCACATCGCCCTCTGGGGCGTACTCCCCTACCTCGTCCTCGCCGTGCTGGTCACCGGCACCGCCTGGCGCTACCGCTACGACCGGTTCGGCTTCACCACGCGCTCCAGCCAGCTCCACGAGCACCGGCTGCTGTCGGTCGGCGGCCCGCTGTTCCACTACGGGCTGCTGTTCGTGGCGGCCGGGCACGTCATCGGCCTGCTCGTTCCCGAGCCGTTCACCGAGCGGGTGCGTGTGCACGAGTGGCTGTACCACGCCAACGCGCTGTTCGTCGGCGGCACGGCGGGCCTGGCCACCCTCGCCGGTCTGGCCGTCCTGCTGTACCGCCGCCTGCGCGTGCCCGCCGTGCGGGCCGCCACCAGCCGCAGCGACCGCGCCGTCTACCCGCTCCTGGTCTGCGTCCTGCTGGCCGGGCTGACCGCCACGGCCACCACCCTGCGGCCCCATCCCTACGACTACCGGGTGGGCGTCTCGGTGTGGTTCCGCTCGCTGTTCACCCTGGACCCCGACGTGTCCGCCATGGCCCACGCCCCGCTCGCCTACCAGGTGCACGCGCTGCTGGCCCTGGCCCTGTTCGCCCTGCTGCCGTTCAGCCGTCTCGTGCACGCCTTCACCGCGCCGCTGGGCTATCTGACCCGCCCCTACATCGTCTACCGCTCCAACGGCACCCGGCAGCGGCCGCCCGCCGCACACCCCGGGCCGGGCCGGCCGCGCCGCCGCCAGGACCGGGACACGCTCGCGCGCCGCTGA
- a CDS encoding tellurite resistance/C4-dicarboxylate transporter family protein, with protein MGARLSDRCRDLPPACFAPVMATGIVSRALGQAGAHAVSGILFGVAAALYLPLLAAAGVKAAVHRGALRAELRDPGRLFGHYTLVAASGVLATRLAEGPGRIAGCVLLAVAVVVWAGLVRATARLRHAGPEPVRRRADGIWFLATVGLQAIVLTLTSLAATRWGLAVALLLWGAGLPLYAGTLALVVRRLRHHPPRPAQALPSYWVTMGAAAISTLAGARLLVHEELLPGPVRGPLAGTVVALWVWATVLIPPLVAAGVWRHLRHRVPFAYEPTLWCVVFPLGMYATATAQLAGEHRIDAVAVPCRLLAWLALSAWLAVGARCLTGRPGSGTAA; from the coding sequence ATGGGGGCACGGCTGTCCGACCGGTGCCGGGACCTGCCGCCGGCGTGTTTCGCTCCCGTCATGGCCACCGGCATCGTCTCCCGGGCACTCGGTCAGGCCGGCGCCCACGCGGTGTCCGGGATACTGTTCGGCGTCGCGGCGGCGCTGTATCTGCCGCTGCTGGCGGCGGCCGGCGTCAAGGCCGCCGTCCACCGGGGCGCGCTGCGCGCCGAACTGCGCGATCCCGGACGCCTGTTCGGGCACTACACGCTCGTCGCGGCCAGCGGGGTGCTTGCGACCCGGCTGGCCGAGGGCCCGGGCCGGATCGCGGGCTGCGTCCTGCTGGCGGTCGCGGTCGTCGTGTGGGCGGGGCTCGTCCGCGCGACCGCCCGGCTCCGGCACGCCGGGCCGGAGCCGGTCCGGCGCCGGGCCGACGGCATCTGGTTCCTGGCCACCGTCGGTTTGCAGGCCATCGTGCTCACGCTGACGAGCCTCGCCGCCACGCGTTGGGGGCTCGCCGTCGCCCTTCTGCTGTGGGGCGCCGGTCTGCCGCTGTACGCGGGCACGCTCGCGCTCGTCGTGCGGCGGCTGCGGCACCACCCGCCCCGGCCCGCCCAGGCACTGCCCAGCTACTGGGTCACCATGGGCGCCGCGGCCATCAGCACGCTGGCGGGCGCCCGGCTCCTGGTCCACGAGGAGCTGCTGCCCGGGCCGGTTCGCGGCCCGCTCGCGGGGACGGTCGTCGCGCTGTGGGTCTGGGCGACCGTCCTGATCCCGCCGCTGGTGGCCGCGGGCGTCTGGCGCCATCTGCGGCACCGCGTCCCGTTCGCCTACGAGCCCACGCTCTGGTGCGTGGTCTTCCCGCTGGGCATGTACGCCACCGCGACCGCCCAGCTCGCCGGGGAGCACCGGATCGACGCCGTGGCCGTCCCCTGCCGGCTGCTGGCGTGGCTCGCCCTGTCGGCCTGGCTCGCCGTCGGCGCCCGCTGTCTGACCGGCCGGCCCGGGAGCGGGACGGCGGCCTAG